The proteins below are encoded in one region of Planctopirus limnophila DSM 3776:
- a CDS encoding TlpA disulfide reductase family protein has product MSEQWLWSSRVRPVVDGSGSHSQNVVDRATYSGRSTGSLFSNSSIQLRTSLALALMITLMCPGREAQAQVTAKQILQAYSPRQKDVDYEVPTPADLEKCQVTVERLGKVSGYVVLGAQGQLLRRFMDTNGDNKVDQWRYYNHGIEVYRDVDSNFNEKPDQFRYVNLGGSRWGIDQNEDGKVDSWKSISAAEVSREAIKSMTTGDFGLLETLLINAADLRTLGVNAALQKKMLENVSQPEAKVRQIFSKSRDFTPKSVWVRFDALMPGSIPADDGKAETDLQVYENAMCIVDNGGGKTALIQLGELVRVGDAWKLTQIPEPIGSDSITVAGGVLMQPLLASAESAAPSVSPEMQALLDKLQKLDASSASLAGTPEAMAKFNNARIELLLQIVNATTSEDDKEQWMQQLADGYAAAIQTGQGGDSLDRLKDMETKLKKDAAASPLVPYVTYRRMLAQYSVEMNTANEAKRADIQKAWLESLEGFITTYPNSEDASEAMLQLAITEEFNGRIKEAVAWYSKLAAAQPQSIAGKRAAGAVTRIQLNGQPLKLSGTLLEGGSFNVSQLKGKAVLVVYWATWCQPCAADLPQIRALYEQYRAQGFEIVGVCLDVDTSPQDVNKFRVENKMRWPQIYERGGLESPAAVQLGVITLPTMILTDRAGRVVNRGATVQDLKTTLPQILK; this is encoded by the coding sequence ATGTCCGAACAATGGCTGTGGAGTTCACGGGTGCGCCCCGTTGTTGATGGCTCAGGTTCTCACTCACAGAACGTGGTGGATCGCGCGACTTACTCCGGGCGGTCAACAGGTTCACTTTTCAGTAACTCCAGTATTCAACTCCGAACGAGCCTGGCGCTGGCGTTGATGATTACCCTGATGTGCCCGGGCCGCGAAGCTCAAGCACAGGTGACTGCCAAGCAGATTCTCCAGGCTTACTCGCCTCGACAAAAGGATGTCGATTATGAGGTGCCAACGCCCGCTGATCTGGAAAAATGCCAGGTGACTGTCGAACGGCTGGGCAAAGTCTCTGGATACGTGGTGCTGGGTGCTCAGGGCCAGTTACTTCGTCGCTTCATGGATACCAACGGTGATAACAAAGTTGACCAGTGGCGCTACTACAATCACGGAATTGAGGTCTACCGCGACGTCGATTCCAACTTCAACGAGAAACCCGATCAGTTTCGTTATGTGAATCTGGGCGGAAGTCGCTGGGGAATCGATCAGAATGAAGATGGTAAAGTCGATTCATGGAAATCCATTTCTGCCGCAGAAGTCTCTCGAGAAGCCATCAAGTCGATGACAACTGGGGATTTTGGCCTGTTGGAGACGTTGCTGATCAATGCGGCTGATTTGCGAACTCTGGGAGTTAACGCCGCACTGCAAAAGAAAATGCTCGAGAATGTCAGCCAGCCGGAAGCCAAAGTGCGGCAGATTTTCTCCAAGTCCAGAGATTTCACACCGAAGTCTGTCTGGGTGCGATTTGATGCATTAATGCCCGGATCCATTCCTGCGGACGACGGAAAAGCCGAGACCGATCTTCAGGTTTACGAAAATGCGATGTGCATTGTTGATAACGGTGGGGGCAAGACCGCGCTGATTCAGTTAGGGGAACTGGTACGCGTGGGCGATGCCTGGAAATTGACTCAGATCCCTGAACCGATTGGAAGCGATTCGATTACCGTCGCAGGTGGTGTGTTGATGCAGCCACTCTTGGCCAGCGCTGAAAGTGCGGCTCCCTCGGTCTCCCCGGAAATGCAGGCTTTGCTGGATAAGCTACAGAAACTGGATGCTTCCTCGGCTTCCCTGGCTGGCACACCGGAAGCCATGGCGAAGTTCAACAATGCTCGCATTGAACTGCTCCTGCAGATCGTGAATGCCACCACTTCTGAAGATGACAAAGAGCAGTGGATGCAGCAATTGGCCGATGGTTATGCCGCTGCTATTCAGACGGGCCAGGGTGGAGACAGTCTGGATCGATTAAAGGATATGGAAACGAAGCTCAAAAAAGATGCAGCAGCTTCCCCACTGGTGCCTTATGTCACTTACCGTCGCATGTTGGCCCAGTACAGCGTCGAAATGAATACCGCGAATGAGGCCAAGCGGGCGGATATTCAGAAAGCATGGCTGGAAAGCCTCGAAGGATTCATTACGACCTATCCGAACTCAGAAGATGCCAGCGAAGCGATGCTGCAACTGGCGATTACCGAAGAGTTCAATGGCCGTATCAAAGAAGCCGTCGCCTGGTACAGCAAGCTGGCAGCGGCACAGCCTCAATCCATCGCGGGGAAAAGGGCCGCTGGTGCAGTAACTCGAATTCAACTCAATGGGCAGCCACTGAAGCTTTCGGGAACTTTGCTTGAGGGTGGGAGTTTCAATGTATCGCAACTGAAAGGGAAGGCAGTTCTGGTGGTCTACTGGGCCACATGGTGCCAGCCTTGTGCAGCCGATCTCCCTCAGATTCGAGCCCTTTACGAACAGTATCGCGCACAGGGATTTGAAATTGTAGGCGTCTGCCTTGATGTGGATACGTCACCTCAGGACGTGAACAAATTCCGCGTGGAAAACAAGATGCGCTGGCCGCAGATCTACGAGCGAGGTGGTCTGGAAAGTCCGGCGGCTGTCCAACTGGGTGTCATCACATTGCCTACGATGATTCTGACAGATCGAGCTGGTCGTGTGGTGAACCGTGGAGCCACAGTTCAGGATTTGAAGACGACTTTACCCCAGATCCTGAAGTAA
- a CDS encoding DUF2256 domain-containing protein has product MTHHRNLPTKLCEVCRREFAWRKKWESVWNDVKYCSERCRRSKASPEHASTLSKPPVSH; this is encoded by the coding sequence ATGACTCATCATCGAAATCTGCCCACAAAACTTTGCGAGGTTTGTCGGCGGGAGTTTGCGTGGCGGAAGAAATGGGAGTCCGTCTGGAACGACGTCAAATACTGCAGTGAGCGGTGCCGACGTTCGAAGGCTTCGCCAGAACACGCATCAACATTATCGAAGCCGCCAGTCAGCCACTAG
- a CDS encoding Hsp20/alpha crystallin family protein, whose protein sequence is MIPAVQNSNGRHLVAALPGHRLSPVFDRLFEDFLAPASQSWTGFPSSLWEDEGAIHFEMDLPGIHEADLEITVHEDHLVVKGERKAPAEKHQNDQRVYGQFEQRVKLIAAVDLAQIEASLHQGVLHVKLPKSQAAKPFRVTLQSTGNCQSQMGMVNQDLTSGNQ, encoded by the coding sequence ATGATTCCAGCAGTTCAAAACTCAAATGGCCGACATCTGGTGGCAGCTTTGCCAGGGCATCGGCTGTCCCCAGTCTTCGACCGATTGTTCGAAGACTTTCTCGCTCCAGCGTCCCAGTCTTGGACTGGTTTTCCCTCCAGTCTCTGGGAAGATGAAGGAGCGATTCATTTTGAAATGGATCTCCCTGGCATCCACGAAGCGGATCTTGAGATCACAGTGCATGAAGACCATCTCGTGGTGAAGGGCGAACGCAAGGCACCTGCGGAAAAGCATCAAAACGATCAGAGGGTCTATGGTCAGTTTGAACAGCGCGTCAAATTGATCGCAGCAGTGGATCTGGCGCAGATCGAAGCCTCTCTCCATCAGGGAGTGCTGCATGTCAAGCTGCCCAAGAGTCAAGCCGCCAAGCCATTCCGAGTGACGTTGCAATCGACCGGCAATTGCCAATCACAGATGGGAATGGTCAATCAGGATTTGACGAGCGGCAATCAATAG
- a CDS encoding homocitrate synthase/isopropylmalate synthase family protein: MDWLRAWIRPIKKPIQQAIIQSHRRSGRIMLSDTTLRDGEQMPGATLEPEEKREIALALEAAGIHSLDAGFPASSQQDFDAIRLMAQVIKRPVMTALCRTVEGDVDAADEALAGLAPHKRGVSLFIGTSPLHREYKLRKSRTEVLSIIDRSVRYASKKFDIVAFSPEDASRTEADFLVECYETAIQAGATTIGYPDTVGVLTPERAYVAIRHVMEHVPSIRKVLVAVHMHNDLGLAVANSLAGLTAGAHIVQCTVNGIGERAGNAALEEVAMALYVNQEQYGRAVKLNYESLFPLCQLVAKKTGVPMALNKPVAGRTIFATEAGIHQDGLLKHPDTYLPYRPEVVGGPAIELVLGRHSGKGAVAHHLQNLGYQATDAHVMFILNQIKGMPRGALIDKAQIHEWMNQKPHHAETGIKVA; encoded by the coding sequence ATGGATTGGCTGAGAGCATGGATTCGACCAATCAAGAAGCCGATTCAGCAGGCGATCATTCAGAGTCATCGGCGCTCTGGCCGGATCATGCTGAGTGACACCACCCTTCGCGATGGTGAGCAGATGCCCGGAGCGACCCTGGAGCCCGAAGAGAAACGAGAAATTGCTCTGGCTCTCGAAGCTGCCGGGATTCACTCGCTTGATGCAGGCTTTCCCGCCAGTTCTCAACAGGATTTTGATGCGATTCGACTGATGGCCCAGGTGATCAAACGGCCTGTGATGACGGCCCTTTGCCGAACAGTCGAGGGAGATGTTGACGCCGCGGATGAGGCTTTAGCCGGTCTGGCACCTCATAAAAGAGGGGTGAGTCTGTTCATTGGGACCAGTCCTCTGCATCGGGAATATAAGCTCAGAAAATCTCGCACTGAGGTTCTCTCGATCATTGATCGATCGGTACGGTACGCCTCGAAAAAGTTTGATATTGTGGCCTTCAGCCCGGAAGATGCCAGTCGGACAGAAGCAGACTTTCTGGTGGAATGCTACGAAACAGCCATCCAGGCCGGTGCGACAACCATCGGCTATCCGGATACCGTCGGTGTTCTGACACCTGAGAGGGCGTACGTTGCCATTCGTCATGTGATGGAGCATGTTCCATCGATTAGGAAAGTTCTGGTTGCGGTGCACATGCACAATGATCTGGGCCTCGCGGTGGCGAACAGCCTGGCTGGATTAACGGCTGGTGCTCACATTGTGCAATGCACAGTTAATGGGATTGGTGAGCGGGCCGGAAATGCAGCCTTGGAAGAAGTGGCCATGGCGCTCTATGTCAATCAGGAGCAGTATGGCCGTGCAGTGAAGCTCAACTATGAGTCACTCTTTCCGCTCTGCCAGTTGGTCGCGAAAAAGACTGGCGTACCGATGGCTTTGAATAAACCCGTGGCAGGCCGCACGATTTTTGCGACAGAAGCCGGAATTCATCAGGACGGCCTGCTCAAGCATCCGGATACTTATTTGCCCTATCGGCCGGAAGTCGTCGGAGGTCCCGCGATTGAACTTGTGCTGGGGAGGCATAGTGGCAAAGGTGCCGTGGCTCATCATCTGCAGAATCTGGGGTATCAGGCGACCGATGCCCATGTGATGTTCATTCTCAATCAGATTAAAGGCATGCCTCGCGGCGCATTGATTGACAAGGCACAGATCCACGAGTGGATGAATCAAAAGCCTCATCATGCGGAAACAGGCATTAAAGTAGCTTGA
- a CDS encoding efflux RND transporter periplasmic adaptor subunit codes for MTINQESAKRVESVTQIEQPGGSPSTTRSSKKVFFVFTGLFVMAFLVWYLRDDWWPRVEAFVGLKSEVQKPPSRIIPVGTTEVREQNIKLYLNGLGTVTPFKTVTVRARVEGELIRIAFTEGQMVQEGELLAELDKRPFELQRDQAIGQLARDEAALASARLTLDRYEQLLKEKIIPLQQVQEQRAIVDQTMGIIQSDQAAIANAELQIAYCRITAPVSGRIGLRLVDLGNIVRANDPTGIAVINQVRPITIVFTVSQDEIPRIQQRIREQKSLEVLAYDRDFSNLLARGELLAADNQVDSATGTLRLKAIVEDDADQLFPNQFVNTRLLIDERIGAITVASAAIQQGPEGSFVYVVNADQKVDFRPIQTGPSEGNQTIVESGLKVGEIVVIEGIDKLKPGAQITLRDQPAGRKEKSSDVTPPAAR; via the coding sequence ATGACGATCAACCAAGAATCTGCAAAGCGTGTCGAGTCGGTCACTCAAATCGAGCAGCCCGGCGGATCACCTTCCACCACACGCTCTTCGAAGAAGGTATTCTTCGTATTCACCGGTCTGTTTGTGATGGCCTTTCTGGTCTGGTATCTCAGAGACGACTGGTGGCCCCGCGTGGAGGCATTTGTCGGTCTGAAATCGGAAGTTCAAAAGCCACCGTCCCGCATCATCCCCGTCGGGACAACCGAAGTTCGCGAACAGAACATCAAACTTTATCTCAATGGATTAGGAACGGTCACGCCATTTAAGACGGTCACAGTCCGGGCGCGAGTCGAGGGTGAACTGATTCGAATTGCCTTTACAGAAGGGCAAATGGTTCAGGAAGGCGAACTTCTGGCCGAGCTCGATAAGCGCCCCTTCGAATTGCAGCGAGACCAGGCGATTGGGCAACTGGCTCGCGACGAAGCGGCACTCGCTTCTGCCCGGCTGACACTTGATCGCTACGAGCAATTGCTGAAAGAAAAAATCATTCCTTTGCAGCAGGTACAGGAGCAGCGCGCCATCGTCGATCAGACGATGGGGATCATTCAGTCGGATCAGGCAGCCATTGCCAACGCTGAGTTGCAGATTGCCTATTGCCGCATTACTGCACCTGTCTCAGGGCGTATTGGGTTGCGCTTGGTCGATTTGGGAAACATCGTCCGCGCGAATGATCCGACTGGGATTGCAGTCATCAATCAGGTGCGGCCCATTACGATTGTCTTCACTGTCTCACAAGATGAAATCCCACGCATTCAACAGAGGATTCGCGAGCAGAAATCACTTGAAGTTCTCGCTTACGACCGAGACTTTTCCAATCTGCTGGCGAGAGGGGAGTTGCTGGCGGCCGACAACCAGGTGGACTCTGCCACCGGGACATTAAGGCTCAAAGCCATTGTGGAAGACGATGCCGACCAGTTGTTTCCCAATCAGTTTGTGAATACTCGTCTTCTGATCGATGAGCGGATCGGTGCCATCACCGTGGCTTCAGCAGCCATTCAACAGGGACCCGAGGGTTCGTTTGTGTATGTGGTGAATGCCGATCAGAAGGTCGATTTCCGACCGATTCAGACCGGGCCATCTGAAGGGAATCAAACGATTGTCGAGTCAGGTCTGAAAGTCGGTGAGATCGTGGTGATCGAGGGAATCGATAAGCTCAAACCGGGAGCACAAATCACTCTTCGCGATCAACCGGCAGGTCGCAAGGAAAAGTCCAGCGATGTCACGCCGCCTGCAGCCAGATAG
- the recQ gene encoding DNA helicase RecQ, whose amino-acid sequence MVDVTDLADCEITREKLDQASSSQFVAQGSCLNEARLLLQRLWGYEDFRPLQEQVIQALLAGRESVVVLPTGGGKSLCYQVPALLKPGLAIVVSPLISLMFDQVSSLQEVGVAAAAIHSGLSNQERQQIAGQIRSGELRLLYLSPERLMTDRMLGFLEQVPLSMLAIDEAHCISDWGHDFRPEYRMLSGLKDRFPQLPIHAFTATATQEVRQDIARQLGLANPQFHVGSFDRPNLIYRVIPREDRDQQVISTIRRHPGESGVVYCLRRKDVDDVTTMLKQAGFRALPYHAGLPDEERHANQHAFLNDHVEIIVATVAFGMGIDKSDVRFVIHTGAPKSLEAYQQESGRAGRDGLDAECWLFYAQGDFALWRSLQANLPEKAQQTAQQVLAGMEGFCQSTKCRHRAIIEYFGQAGESGECGACDICLGELTEVEDSLVVSQMILSCVVRVEQSFGADHVCKVLVGSRAKNILNRGHDQLSTFGLLKGVDLKVLRHWIEQLISQSFLERYGEYGLLRVTPAGRLVLKGVQSPQLLVANSTSFRQTGVAQVAWAGVDRELFEELRDLRRQLATERGVPPFIIFGDAPLREMAAVRPLSTISFRQIRGIGDKKTSLYGEVFVAVISRYCHERNLAGDQFAVREQSQNSPPATVDQSPPIKREPGEIQKRAYELFSSGQELEAVAKVLERSRSTVAQYLEEYILDRGLQDGLPWVEKSEFSQIEGAFEAEDHRRLKPAFDRLNGQVTYEKLRVVRACLQNRGHWPK is encoded by the coding sequence ATGGTGGACGTTACTGATTTGGCTGATTGCGAAATCACCCGTGAAAAACTCGATCAAGCTTCGAGTTCTCAATTCGTCGCTCAAGGTTCCTGCCTCAATGAAGCTCGTTTGTTACTTCAACGACTTTGGGGATACGAAGATTTTCGGCCTCTTCAAGAACAGGTGATTCAAGCTTTGCTCGCTGGGCGGGAAAGTGTCGTGGTGCTTCCCACGGGCGGCGGGAAATCACTGTGCTACCAGGTTCCCGCTCTGTTAAAGCCAGGCCTGGCGATTGTCGTTTCACCGTTGATTTCACTGATGTTTGATCAGGTGTCGTCACTTCAGGAAGTAGGTGTTGCAGCTGCGGCCATTCACAGCGGGTTGTCCAATCAGGAGCGGCAGCAGATTGCCGGTCAGATCCGCTCGGGTGAACTTCGATTGCTCTACCTTTCTCCTGAGCGATTGATGACCGACCGGATGTTGGGCTTTCTCGAGCAAGTCCCGCTTTCCATGCTGGCCATTGATGAAGCTCACTGCATCAGTGACTGGGGACACGATTTTCGCCCGGAATATCGGATGCTTTCGGGCTTGAAAGATCGCTTTCCACAACTCCCCATCCATGCATTTACGGCAACCGCCACACAGGAAGTTCGTCAGGATATCGCCCGGCAACTCGGCCTGGCCAATCCTCAATTCCATGTCGGATCATTTGATCGACCGAATTTGATCTACCGGGTCATCCCCAGAGAAGATCGAGATCAGCAGGTGATTTCGACCATCCGGCGGCATCCCGGAGAATCAGGTGTCGTCTACTGTCTCCGCAGAAAAGATGTCGACGATGTAACGACGATGCTCAAGCAGGCCGGATTTCGAGCACTCCCTTACCATGCCGGTCTGCCCGATGAAGAGCGGCATGCCAACCAGCATGCATTTCTCAATGATCATGTCGAGATCATCGTCGCGACAGTCGCCTTTGGCATGGGGATTGATAAGTCGGATGTCCGGTTCGTCATCCACACCGGTGCACCAAAATCTTTAGAAGCTTACCAGCAGGAAAGTGGTCGGGCAGGTCGCGATGGACTCGATGCCGAGTGCTGGCTCTTTTATGCCCAGGGGGATTTTGCTTTATGGCGTAGCTTGCAGGCTAATCTTCCAGAGAAGGCTCAACAGACAGCGCAGCAGGTCCTGGCTGGAATGGAAGGGTTCTGCCAATCGACAAAATGTCGACATCGAGCGATTATCGAATACTTTGGACAGGCGGGGGAATCGGGTGAATGTGGTGCCTGCGATATCTGTCTGGGCGAACTGACGGAAGTTGAAGATTCGTTGGTGGTCTCGCAAATGATTCTCTCTTGTGTCGTAAGAGTCGAACAAAGTTTCGGGGCAGATCATGTTTGTAAAGTGCTGGTGGGATCGCGCGCCAAAAACATCCTTAATCGTGGGCATGACCAACTGAGCACATTTGGATTGTTGAAGGGCGTGGACTTGAAAGTCCTGCGCCATTGGATCGAGCAACTCATCTCGCAAAGTTTTCTCGAACGATATGGCGAGTACGGCCTCCTGCGGGTCACGCCGGCAGGTCGGCTTGTTTTGAAGGGTGTCCAGAGCCCGCAATTACTCGTCGCGAATTCGACCTCGTTCAGACAGACAGGTGTTGCTCAAGTGGCGTGGGCAGGTGTTGATCGTGAACTCTTCGAAGAGTTGCGTGATTTGCGAAGGCAACTGGCAACAGAGCGTGGAGTGCCCCCATTTATCATTTTCGGAGATGCTCCACTGCGGGAGATGGCGGCTGTCCGTCCGTTGAGTACGATCAGTTTTCGACAGATTCGTGGGATTGGAGATAAAAAGACCAGCCTGTACGGCGAGGTCTTTGTCGCTGTGATTTCGCGGTATTGTCACGAACGCAATCTGGCTGGCGATCAGTTTGCCGTGAGAGAACAAAGTCAAAACTCTCCACCGGCAACTGTCGATCAAAGCCCGCCGATCAAGCGAGAGCCCGGAGAGATCCAGAAGCGAGCATATGAATTGTTCTCCAGCGGGCAGGAGCTTGAGGCTGTGGCAAAAGTTCTAGAGCGAAGCCGATCCACTGTCGCGCAATATCTGGAAGAATACATTCTGGATCGGGGACTGCAGGATGGTCTCCCGTGGGTTGAAAAGAGCGAGTTCTCTCAGATTGAGGGAGCTTTCGAGGCAGAGGATCACCGCCGATTGAAGCCCGCGTTTGACCGGCTGAATGGTCAGGTCACCTACGAAAAATTGCGAGTCGTGCGCGCCTGCCTGCAGAATCGCGGCCACTGGCCCAAGTGA
- a CDS encoding multidrug efflux RND transporter permease subunit — MDLSRIFILRPVATVLLMVAILLSGMIAYRLLPVSALPQVDYPTIQVVTFYPGASAHVMASSVTAPLERQFGQVPGLQQMTSTSSDGSSVITLQFELELDIDVAAQQIQSSINVASTFLPRDLPNPPIYTKTNPADAPVLTLALTSQTLPLSKVQDLADTRLAQKISQLSGVGLVSLSGGQKPAVRIQANPAALSHLGLSLDDIRNVVAGANVNQAKGSFDGPKQAFTIGANDQIYAASQYADLIVAYRNGAPVLLSEVARVIDGVENERLAAWLNTTPAVLVNIQRQPGANTIEVVDRIRDLLPQLKESLPSAIDIHILTDRSQTVRESVEAVHFELLLTIALVVLVIFLFLRNLRATFIPSVAVPLSLVGTFGVMYLLGFSLNNLTLMALTISTGFVVDDAIVMIENIIRYLEEGDSPLEASLKGARQIGFTIISLSVSLIAVLIPLLFMGDIVGRLFREFAVTLSVTILVSAVVSLTLTPMMCARLLKETHQAQQSWLYRQSEAFFEWIIARYGDSLKVVLRHQLATMLVFAATVVATIYLYMIVPKGFFPVQDTGVLLGISEASQSISFEAMSQRQLELNRAILEDEDVASLSSFIGIDGTNTTVNSGRIQINLKPLEERHASASEILSRIQQRVDSIPEIQLYLQPVQDLTVETKLSRTQYQYSLECPNTKDLEEWAPRFVERLRELPELRDVASDQLNRGLQLRVRIDRDIASRLGVTPFMIDEALYNAYGQRQISIMFTELNQYRVILEVLPEFRNSPKDLSEIYIQPPGGQPIPLNTFATLEDSNTALTVNHQGQFPVVTVSFNLAPQVSLGAAVAAIDRVHEELDMPAGIVGGFQGTAEAFTASLRSTPWLILAALVTVYIVLGVLYESFIHPLTILSTLPSAGVGALAAMLLCRVDLSVIGLIGIILLIGIVKKNAIMMIDFAIDAQRVDRKSAEEAIFEACLLRFRPIMMTTMAALLGAVPLAIGHGSGSELRSPLGITIIGGLIVSQLLTLYTTPVIFLWFEHLGERLGFSASRAEILQQELDRDDHESGFVALSGERA, encoded by the coding sequence ATGGATCTTTCAAGGATTTTCATTCTCAGGCCCGTCGCCACTGTCCTGCTGATGGTTGCGATTCTCCTCTCGGGAATGATCGCTTATCGGTTGTTACCCGTCTCAGCATTGCCACAGGTCGATTATCCCACGATTCAAGTGGTGACATTCTATCCGGGTGCCAGTGCCCATGTGATGGCGTCATCCGTGACCGCACCCTTGGAACGGCAGTTCGGGCAGGTGCCAGGCCTGCAGCAGATGACATCGACCAGTTCCGACGGCAGTTCTGTCATTACATTACAATTTGAACTGGAACTCGATATCGATGTCGCTGCTCAGCAGATCCAGTCTTCGATTAACGTCGCTTCGACATTTCTTCCCCGAGATCTCCCGAATCCGCCGATCTACACCAAAACCAATCCCGCCGATGCCCCGGTACTCACCTTAGCCCTGACATCGCAGACATTACCTTTGTCGAAAGTGCAGGATCTGGCCGATACCCGCCTGGCACAAAAGATTTCTCAACTCAGTGGCGTGGGGCTTGTCAGTCTCAGTGGTGGCCAAAAGCCAGCTGTGCGAATTCAGGCCAATCCTGCAGCCCTTTCTCATCTGGGCTTAAGTCTGGATGACATTCGTAATGTCGTGGCGGGCGCCAACGTCAACCAGGCCAAAGGAAGTTTTGATGGCCCGAAGCAGGCCTTTACCATTGGAGCGAACGATCAGATTTACGCCGCCAGCCAATACGCAGATTTGATTGTGGCCTATCGCAATGGTGCGCCGGTCTTACTCTCGGAAGTTGCTCGGGTGATCGATGGTGTGGAAAACGAACGACTGGCCGCCTGGTTGAATACGACCCCCGCAGTACTGGTGAACATTCAGAGACAGCCCGGTGCGAATACGATTGAAGTGGTGGACAGGATTCGTGACCTGCTTCCACAACTGAAAGAATCACTCCCGTCAGCGATTGATATCCACATCCTGACAGACCGTTCGCAGACGGTACGTGAATCGGTTGAAGCTGTCCATTTTGAACTGCTCCTGACCATTGCACTCGTGGTGCTGGTGATCTTTTTGTTCCTTAGAAATCTTCGCGCCACGTTCATTCCCAGTGTCGCCGTTCCCCTCTCTTTAGTGGGGACCTTTGGCGTGATGTATCTGTTGGGCTTCAGCCTAAATAATCTCACGCTCATGGCGCTGACGATCTCGACAGGCTTTGTTGTCGATGATGCCATCGTGATGATCGAAAATATCATCCGCTACCTTGAGGAAGGAGATTCCCCCTTGGAGGCGTCCCTCAAAGGTGCCCGCCAGATTGGCTTTACGATCATCTCCTTGAGTGTGTCTCTGATTGCAGTGCTGATTCCACTATTGTTTATGGGAGATATCGTCGGACGACTCTTCCGTGAGTTTGCCGTGACGCTCAGTGTGACAATCCTCGTCTCGGCAGTGGTCTCTTTAACGCTCACTCCGATGATGTGTGCCCGCCTGCTCAAAGAAACTCATCAGGCTCAGCAGAGTTGGCTCTATCGCCAGTCGGAAGCATTTTTTGAGTGGATTATTGCCCGCTACGGCGATTCACTCAAAGTGGTTCTCAGGCATCAACTGGCCACAATGCTGGTGTTTGCGGCCACCGTCGTCGCCACGATCTACCTCTACATGATTGTGCCGAAGGGCTTTTTCCCGGTGCAGGATACAGGAGTGCTCCTGGGGATTTCAGAAGCTTCGCAAAGTATTTCGTTTGAGGCAATGTCCCAGAGACAGCTCGAACTCAATCGTGCGATACTGGAAGATGAAGATGTCGCCAGTCTCTCCAGCTTTATTGGTATTGATGGTACGAACACCACGGTCAATAGTGGCCGAATTCAGATCAATCTCAAACCACTCGAAGAGCGCCACGCCAGTGCCAGTGAGATTCTCAGTCGGATTCAGCAACGAGTCGATAGCATTCCGGAAATTCAACTTTATTTACAGCCCGTTCAGGATTTAACAGTCGAGACGAAATTAAGCCGGACTCAATACCAGTACAGTTTGGAATGCCCCAATACCAAAGATCTGGAAGAATGGGCACCTCGATTTGTGGAGCGACTCCGAGAGCTGCCTGAACTCCGGGATGTCGCCAGTGATCAGCTCAATCGGGGATTGCAACTGAGAGTCCGAATCGATCGTGATATTGCCTCGCGATTGGGAGTTACTCCGTTCATGATCGATGAGGCTCTCTATAATGCCTATGGCCAGAGGCAGATCTCGATCATGTTTACAGAGCTGAACCAGTACCGCGTGATCCTGGAGGTTCTTCCCGAATTCCGCAACTCGCCGAAAGATCTCAGTGAGATCTACATCCAGCCTCCGGGCGGCCAGCCGATCCCATTGAACACTTTTGCCACTCTGGAAGATTCGAATACAGCCTTAACGGTCAACCATCAAGGGCAGTTTCCGGTTGTGACGGTTTCGTTCAATCTGGCTCCGCAAGTCTCTTTAGGAGCGGCGGTCGCAGCGATTGACCGCGTCCACGAGGAACTGGATATGCCGGCAGGTATCGTCGGTGGATTCCAAGGAACAGCCGAGGCCTTTACGGCTTCACTGCGCAGTACTCCATGGCTGATACTGGCAGCCTTAGTGACGGTCTATATCGTCCTGGGAGTCCTCTATGAAAGTTTTATCCATCCATTGACCATTCTTTCGACACTCCCTTCCGCTGGAGTGGGAGCACTGGCTGCCATGCTGCTCTGCCGGGTCGATCTCAGTGTGATTGGTCTCATTGGGATTATTCTGCTGATCGGCATCGTGAAAAAGAATGCGATCATGATGATCGATTTTGCGATTGATGCGCAGCGGGTTGATCGTAAGTCGGCAGAAGAAGCGATTTTTGAAGCCTGTCTGTTACGCTTCCGTCCGATCATGATGACGACCATGGCGGCACTGCTGGGCGCAGTCCCTTTAGCCATAGGTCATGGTTCTGGCTCAGAACTCCGCAGCCCGCTGGGGATCACGATTATCGGCGGACTGATTGTCAGTCAGTTGCTCACTCTCTATACGACACCCGTGATCTTCTTGTGGTTTGAACACCTCGGCGAACGATTGGGATTCTCGGCTTCTCGTGCAGAAATTCTGCAACAAGAGCTCGATCGAGATGACCATGAGAGTGGTTTTGTCGCTCTTTCCGGAGAGCGTGCATGA